Proteins encoded in a region of the Bradyrhizobium sp. CB3481 genome:
- a CDS encoding glycosyltransferase family 39 protein, producing MPLTLIVALAALARTWQLSQNEFGRQYYAAAVRSQLDSWHNFFFNSFDPAGFVSVDKPPVAIWLQVASAKLLGFGALSILLAQVMAGLAAIALLYVLVQKVWGRTAGTVAALALALSPVNVAVDRSNNTESCLILVLLAAAWLAMRAAESGRLTLFCAAMATIGVGFNVKMGAALVLAPVVALTFSLSRTAAPVAWHVQRQVIAGVVLIVVSLSWAILFDLTPARDRPYAGSTRHNSMLELALVHNGAARFIGSTPAADQAAVPDAAAPTGTEVRQPVLTDDSPTGPLRLFRPRAAAQFAWLLPLSLFGLVLAWSDGWRAGAPASRRISAGLWTGWLALYWIVLSFAGGLIHTYYVAVLGPPVAVFSGIAAAGLWSRWKEGKRIYFPLIVTATAAWQAYLCIAQSTTFGSDWLSRTWLTSIVTATICGALLYALPRQNNGLAKLLAVASIGALLTAPILTAASLVLRRPNVAAPVASMTALLAPSDTERTAVRTSRLEAARQKLVGYLIANREAANLLVAVPNANVAAPLIISTGQPVMAMGGYLGDDPIVTPAELERLASDKKLRFVMLGGFTLAPAKQAAAMEPIARWVRANGRPVDPKLWRLSASPGTPYRINLGNEWVEVPPPELFDLWGNGD from the coding sequence GTGCCGCTCACGCTCATCGTGGCGCTAGCCGCGCTGGCACGCACCTGGCAGCTTTCGCAGAACGAGTTCGGCCGGCAGTATTACGCCGCGGCCGTGCGCAGCCAGCTCGATAGCTGGCATAATTTCTTCTTCAACTCGTTCGACCCGGCGGGCTTTGTCTCCGTCGACAAGCCGCCGGTGGCGATCTGGTTGCAGGTCGCCAGCGCCAAGCTGCTCGGCTTTGGCGCACTTTCGATCCTGCTCGCCCAGGTGATGGCGGGATTGGCCGCGATCGCCCTCCTCTACGTGCTCGTGCAGAAGGTCTGGGGCCGGACGGCAGGCACTGTGGCCGCGCTGGCGCTCGCGCTCAGCCCGGTCAATGTTGCGGTGGACCGCTCCAACAATACCGAGAGCTGCCTCATCCTGGTGTTGCTAGCAGCGGCGTGGCTCGCGATGCGGGCCGCCGAGAGCGGCCGGCTTACGCTATTCTGCGCCGCGATGGCGACGATCGGCGTCGGCTTCAACGTCAAAATGGGAGCGGCGCTGGTGCTTGCGCCCGTCGTCGCCCTGACGTTCAGCCTTTCCCGCACGGCCGCGCCCGTTGCGTGGCACGTCCAGCGGCAGGTGATCGCCGGTGTCGTCCTCATTGTCGTCTCGCTGTCATGGGCGATCTTGTTCGACCTCACGCCGGCTCGCGACCGGCCCTATGCGGGAAGCACCCGGCATAATTCCATGCTGGAGCTTGCCCTGGTGCATAATGGCGCGGCGCGTTTCATCGGGTCCACGCCCGCCGCCGATCAAGCCGCCGTCCCTGACGCAGCCGCGCCGACAGGCACGGAAGTCCGCCAGCCCGTCCTGACCGACGATTCGCCGACCGGCCCACTCCGCCTGTTCCGGCCGCGGGCCGCGGCACAATTCGCCTGGCTGCTGCCGCTCTCGCTTTTCGGCCTCGTGCTCGCCTGGTCGGATGGGTGGAGAGCGGGCGCGCCGGCATCACGCCGCATCAGCGCTGGTCTATGGACCGGCTGGCTTGCGCTGTACTGGATCGTGCTCAGCTTCGCCGGAGGACTGATCCACACCTATTACGTGGCCGTGTTGGGTCCGCCAGTCGCGGTCTTCTCCGGCATCGCCGCTGCCGGACTGTGGTCGAGATGGAAGGAAGGCAAGCGGATATATTTTCCGCTGATCGTTACGGCCACCGCCGCCTGGCAGGCCTATCTCTGCATCGCGCAGTCCACGACGTTCGGGTCCGACTGGCTCAGTCGCACCTGGCTCACATCGATTGTTACGGCGACGATCTGCGGCGCTCTGCTTTATGCACTTCCGCGCCAGAACAACGGTTTGGCAAAGCTGCTCGCGGTCGCGTCGATCGGCGCATTGCTCACAGCACCGATCCTGACCGCCGCGAGCCTCGTTCTGCGGCGTCCGAACGTTGCCGCACCGGTCGCCAGCATGACCGCATTGCTTGCGCCGTCCGATACCGAGCGGACGGCGGTGAGAACGTCACGGCTGGAAGCGGCCCGCCAGAAGCTCGTGGGCTATCTGATCGCCAATCGGGAGGCCGCGAACCTTCTCGTCGCGGTTCCCAATGCTAACGTCGCCGCTCCGCTCATCATTTCCACCGGCCAGCCTGTGATGGCGATGGGCGGGTATCTCGGCGACGACCCGATCGTCACGCCCGCGGAGCTCGAACGGCTCGCTTCCGACAAGAAATTGCGCTTCGTGATGCTTGGCGGATTTACCCTGGCGCCCGCCAAGCAGGCGGCGGCGATGGAGCCGATCGCGCGATGGGTGCGCGCCAACGGTCGCCCGGTCGACCCAAAGCTGTGGCGCCTGTCCGCATCCCCCGGCACGCCCTACCGCATTAATTTAGGTAACGAGTGGGTGGAGGTCCCGCCGCCAGAACTGTTCGATTTATGGGGGAATGGGGATTGA
- a CDS encoding type II toxin-antitoxin system prevent-host-death family antitoxin yields MTQYSTSDLSRKSGDIIAEALRRPVTITQRNKPRLVLLSIEDYRKLTARADTRNAGRLETMPDELFEDVKQAIDAYEREGDET; encoded by the coding sequence ATGACGCAATATTCCACCAGTGATCTTTCCCGAAAATCGGGAGACATCATCGCCGAAGCCCTGCGCCGGCCCGTCACCATTACCCAGCGGAACAAGCCGCGGTTGGTGCTGCTCAGCATCGAAGACTACCGCAAGCTTACGGCCAGAGCCGATACCCGGAATGCCGGCCGGCTGGAGACAATGCCTGACGAGCTGTTTGAGGACGTCAAGCAGGCGATCGACGCCTATGAGCGGGAAGGCGATGAGACGTGA